In one window of Maribacter dokdonensis DSW-8 DNA:
- a CDS encoding CAP domain-containing protein yields MKTLFPFLVVLIISLSSCSKYENFAGYESTSEDSLEQYTLASSKNHSTLEDELFEMINTYRASIGLNEMEFESTTYYYATLHTDYMISKGNTSHDNFTQRAENISKRTGAVFVAENVARNYDTIEEAFEAWLESPGHRVNIEGEYNYSAISINQNSNGDLYFTQLFFR; encoded by the coding sequence ATGAAAACTTTATTTCCTTTTTTGGTAGTGTTGATCATTTCACTATCATCGTGTTCAAAATATGAGAATTTCGCAGGTTACGAGAGTACATCTGAAGACTCCCTAGAGCAATATACTTTGGCATCTTCAAAAAATCACAGTACACTGGAAGATGAACTTTTTGAAATGATAAATACATATAGAGCTAGTATAGGATTAAATGAAATGGAATTTGAAAGTACCACCTATTATTATGCAACGCTTCATACCGACTATATGATTTCTAAAGGAAATACTAGTCATGATAATTTTACGCAACGTGCAGAGAATATTTCAAAGAGAACCGGTGCAGTTTTTGTAGCAGAAAATGTTGCAAGAAATTATGACACTATTGAAGAAGCTTTTGAGGCATGGTTAGAAAGTCCGGGGCATAGAGTAAATATTGAAGGTGAATACAACTACTCAGCCATAAGCATTAACCAAAATAGCAATGGCGACCTATACTTTACACAGTTGTTCTTTAGATAA